CTTCTGCCTTTCATGCTAGAGGGTGAGTTGAAAAGACAAGAGCTCAAGTAAGCCAATATCAGGGAAGATCATCCATGCCAGAATTACCAGAGGTGGAGACTGTACGCTCCGGACTTGCCCCATTCATGGAAGGTGAGACCATCGAAAAAGCGGAAGTTCGCCGTCCAAATCTGCGGTTTGATTTTCCTCACTTGATGGCAGAACGCTTGAAAGGCCGAGAGATCACAAGCCTTGGCCGCCGCTCCAAATATCTGCTGGCTGATCTGGATGACGGACAAGTGCTCGTCATCCATCTCGGCATGTCCGGCTCGTTTCGTGTGATTGAAAAGGGTGAAGCGCATCTGATTGCCGATGAGGCCTTTCATATCGAGCGGGGTAAACGACCCAAGCATGATCATGTCGTGCTCCATATGAGCAATGGAGCTGTGATCCTCTATAATGATCCCCGCCGCTTCGGTTTCTTCGACTTGATTGCCCGATCTGAACTGGCTGATCATGCCTATTTTGCCAAAATGGGCGTCGAACCAGTGGGCAACGAATTAAGCGCGGATCATCTGGCCCCGTTGTTTGCCAGCCGAAAAGCACCGCTCAAAGCGGTTTTGCTGGACCAGCATGTGATCGCCGGGCTTGGTAATATCTATGTTTGCGAAGCCCTGCATCGTTCGGGTCTTGATCCGCGAAAGCCTGCCAGAGAGCTGGTAACGAAAAGCGGCAAGCCATCCAAAAAACTGGAACTGCTGACCGACGAGATCCGTGCAACCATTGCCGAGGCAATCAAGGCTGGTGGCTCGACTTTGAAAGATCACACCAAGGCGGATGGCACATTGGGTTATTTCCAGCATTCCTTCAAGACCTATGACAGGGAAGGTGAGCCGTGCAACAAGGAAGGGTGCAAAGGCAGTATCGAGCGGATCGTTCAGTCCGGCCGTTCCACTTTCTTCTGTTCGTCCTGCCAGAAGTAAATCCGCGCAAATTCAGAATGATCTCGGAGCTCGCATCGGCAAGATCCCATCACTTCCTGCAATCAGCGATGGAACTGTGGTCTGGATGTAATCGATAAAGTCAGCGATATGCGGTCGCATACCGAGCTCTTTTGGCCAGATCCAGCAAAACTCAAAGGAAGCATCAGTGCCATCCCTCAATGTCAAAGGATAGGCGTTGCTACGTGATTGAGAGATCTTTGCCTGCGGCAAAATGCCAGAGCCGATGCCCAAGTCCGCCCATTCTTCTATCACCTGATAGGAAATTGCCTGCCCGCGATAAGGCGTGAGTGCTGCGCCTTCGTTCTTGAATAGATGATCAAGAGAACCATTCAAGCCGCATCCTCCACCGGTCATGATGACAGGATCGGAGGGCAGGTCTGTAAGCTTTAAAATACCCCCTGGTTTGGTAAGATCTGTTCCATCCCTTGCGATATAAAAGAGCGGATCCTCATAGAAGGATACATGCTCATATTCTTCTGAAAGCATGCTGGAGGGAATGATGGCGATATCAATGACATCACCTCGCAAACGTTCTGATAAGTCATCCAGCAGGCATTCTTTGAAGAAGAGCTCAATATCTTGATATTTATGACAAAAGGGCTGCAGAATATGATTGAGAAGTCCCATATCAACAAGGGGCGAAAAGCCAATGCGCAGCAATTTATGGCTGGGATCGTGATAGGTTTTGGCGGTTTGCAAAACTTCCTGTTCGGCCAATAATACCTCTTCAATCCGGCCAAGAATGTGATTGCCAAATGCTGTCAGCTCTACTTTGCGTGTGGTGCGATCAAACAGCCTGCCGCCAAGTTCTTCTTCC
The Cohaesibacter gelatinilyticus genome window above contains:
- the mutM gene encoding bifunctional DNA-formamidopyrimidine glycosylase/DNA-(apurinic or apyrimidinic site) lyase — translated: MPELPEVETVRSGLAPFMEGETIEKAEVRRPNLRFDFPHLMAERLKGREITSLGRRSKYLLADLDDGQVLVIHLGMSGSFRVIEKGEAHLIADEAFHIERGKRPKHDHVVLHMSNGAVILYNDPRRFGFFDLIARSELADHAYFAKMGVEPVGNELSADHLAPLFASRKAPLKAVLLDQHVIAGLGNIYVCEALHRSGLDPRKPARELVTKSGKPSKKLELLTDEIRATIAEAIKAGGSTLKDHTKADGTLGYFQHSFKTYDREGEPCNKEGCKGSIERIVQSGRSTFFCSSCQK
- a CDS encoding LysR family transcriptional regulator — encoded protein: MKLRQLRFVKSVAETGSFSKAAEQCCATQPTLSNAIAQLEEELGGRLFDRTTRKVELTAFGNHILGRIEEVLLAEQEVLQTAKTYHDPSHKLLRIGFSPLVDMGLLNHILQPFCHKYQDIELFFKECLLDDLSERLRGDVIDIAIIPSSMLSEEYEHVSFYEDPLFYIARDGTDLTKPGGILKLTDLPSDPVIMTGGGCGLNGSLDHLFKNEGAALTPYRGQAISYQVIEEWADLGIGSGILPQAKISQSRSNAYPLTLRDGTDASFEFCWIWPKELGMRPHIADFIDYIQTTVPSLIAGSDGILPMRAPRSF